The DNA region ACTCCGCGTAGGTCAGCCGGGTCTTTCCGTCGACGAGGGCCAGGGCCCAGGGATCGCGGGAGACGCTCGCGAGGAAGCTGGTGCCGAGATCAAGCATGGGCGGCCTCCGGGGATGATGGGGCCGGGATGTCGCCCCTGAGTTCCGCAGCCGCCTCCAGGGCGGCCTCGATGATCGGCGCGTAGCCGGTACAGCGGCAGAGATGGCCCCCAATTACTTCCGTGATCTCTCGTCGTGACGGGTTCGGCCGGAGCGCGAGATAGGCGTCGAGTGACATCAGGATGCCGGCGGTGCAGAAGCCGCATTGCAGGGCGTGCCGCCGCCGGAAGGCCACCTGCAGCACCCCGAGGCGGCCGGGCTCCGGAGCCAGACCCTCGACGGTCCGCACGGCACAGCCCTCGACCCCCACCGCGAGGGTCAGGCAGGCCCGGGCGGGCACGCCTTCGATGGACACTGTGCAGGCGCCGCAGACGCCGTGCTCGCAGCCGACATGCGTGCCCGTGGCCCCAAGCCCGTGGCGCAGGGCGTCGGTCAGCAAGGTGCGGGTCTCGACTTCGACCGCGGTCTCGCGCCCGTTGAGGGTGAAGGCGACGGTGTGACGGCCCTGCGCGTCTAGCTGTGGCATGGCACGGCCTCCTGATGGGTGTCGCCGCGGGCGACCTTGGCGGCTTGTTCCAGCACCCGGCGGCCGAGGCTGCGCACGAGGTCGCGGCGGTAGCGGGCGGTGGCGTGGAGGTCGTCCCCCGCGCCGAGGTCCCAGGCGAAGGCGTTGAGGGCATCGTCGAGCGCCGAGCCGTCGAGGTGGGGGAAGTCGCGGGCTGTGGGCCGGTCGGCGACGCCGCCGACAGCGAGCCGCATCTGGGTGCCGTCCACCACGGCGGCGCAGGCGACGATCGCGTAGTCGCCGTGTCGCCGCCCGATCTCAGCGAAGGCCGTGCCGGTGCCCTCCCGCCGCAGCGGATAGGCGATGGCCTCGATCATCTCGTCGTCGGCCCGGTCAGTGACCATCATGCCAGCGAAGAAGGTCTCCGCCGCGACGCGCCGGACCTTTCGCCGGTTGCGCAGATGCACCTCGCCCTGGAGCGCCACGAGGCAGAGGGGAATCTCCGCGCTCGGGTCGGCATGGGCGACGGAGCCACACAGTGTCCCCCGTGCCCGGGTCTGGATGTGCCCGACCCATGGCAGGGCGGCGGCCAGCAGCGGCAGGTCCCGGGCGAGCCCCGGCCGGTCGAGCAGGATCGCCTGCCGCACGCCCGCCGGGATGACGAGGGCCCCCTTGTCGAGGCGGGGCTCCTTGAGAGCGGGGATGCGCATCACGTCGACGAGCACGGCGGGCTTCGTCAGCCGCATGTTGAGCATCGGCATCAGGGACTGGCCGCCCGCGATGATCCGGGCCTCGGGGCCGTGCTGGCGCAGGGCTTCGAGGGCGTCGTCCACGGACGTGGCGCGCAGATAGGCGAAGGGCGCGGGTTTCATGCGGACACCCCCAGACGCGCGAGGAGCCATCGCAGGGCGGCCCGGAGGCGGAGCCCGCGCTTGCCGGACCCGCCGGCTCGCCGGGCGAGGGCCGTGAAGAACCCGCCGATGATCACCCGCGCGGCCCCGTCGAGGAGGCGTCCGCCCACCGCCGCGACCTTGCCGCCCACCGCCGCCTCGTAGACGTAGGCAATCCGCGTGCCCCCCGAGCCGTCGGGCTCCAGGGTCAGACGGCCGGTGCCGCCGCCGCTGCCGAGGCCGCCCGTCACCGTTCCGGTGAGCGTCACCGCCCGGGGCTCATCGAGATCGGAGAGGATCACCTCGGCCTTGTAGCGACCCTTCACCGGACCGACGCCGAGGGTGACGTCGGCCTGGAACCTTGTGTCGGAGAGCTTCCGCACCCCATGCGAACCGGGAATGACGGAGGCGAGCACGTCCGGGTCGAGGAGCATCGCCCAGACCGTCTCCGGCGGGGCAGTGACGGTGGCCGCGCCGTCGCCGCGCAGGGTCCGGTCGCCCGCCTTCGCGGCGGCCTTCGCGGCTCGACCGGCCGGCGGCGCCGGCTCGTCGCCCCCTGCCGCGAGGGCGGCGAGCTTGGCAGGCGTCAGGGGCAAGTCGATGGCCTCGAGGTCGAGGGCGTCGGCCACCGCGTTGGCGAGGCAGACCGGCGTCGACATGCAGTTTCCCTCACCGACCCCCTTCGCGCCGAGCGGCGTGAAGGGAGACGGGCTCTCGACGTGCAGGATGCGCAGGTCCGGCACCTCGGTCGCGGTGGGCAGGAGGTAATCGGCGAAGGTGCCGGACAGGAAGGCGCCGTCGTCGCCGTAGGCGAGTTCCTCGTAGACCGCCGCGCCGAGCGCCTGCGCGAAGCCGCCGCGCACCTGGCCCTCGACCATGCCCGGGTGCAGTACGCGCCCGCAATCGTGCATCGAGACGTAGCGGTCGATGGTGATTTTCCCTGTGACCCGGTCGATCTCCAGGCCGCAGATGTCGAAGATGAAGCCGTGGCAGAGGGAGGAATTGATATGGTCCTCCGCGTCCGGAGCGGTCAGCTCCGGGGGCGTCCAGAACACCGTCTCGCGGATCACCGCGCCGAGATCCTCGGGCACGAGGCCCGGCGACCAGTGGCTCGTGGCGGCCACCCGCGCGAAGGGCAGGCCTGCATCCGGGTTCAATCGCGAGGCGATGCGCCCACCCGCGAAGAGCAGGTCCTCTGGACGTAGGTTCAGCTGCGCCGCCGCGATCCGCGCGAGCCTGTCGCGCAGGCGGGTGGCGGCGAGGTGCGCGACCCCCGCCACGGCGGCGGCGAAGCGGCTCGCATAGTTGCCGGAGGCAATGGACCATGCGTCCTTGGCGGTGTCGAGGTCGGCCGTGACCCGGACCTGCTCCATCGGGAGGCCGAGGACGTCGGCCACCACCTGGGCCAGCACTGTCCGGTGCCCTTGGCCCTGCGGCACCGAAGCGACCTGCACCGTCACCGAGCCGACCGGATCGAGGGTGATGGTGGCGGTCGATTGCGCGCCGTTCTTCGGCCCGGCCTTGGTGCGCTCCTCCGCCGTCAGGACGGTGGTGATGTAGCCCATGTTGGAGACGCTGGGCTCGACCGCCGCCGTCAGGCCGATCCCATAGAGGCGGCCCTCGGCGCGGGCGGCGTCCCGTCGCCGCTTCAACTCGACGAGCCCGCCATCCCGGGCGGCTTCGTCGAGGGCGCGCTGGTAATCGCCGGAATCGTAGAGAGCGCCTGTCGCGGTGCGGTAGGGAAAGGCGTCGGCCGGGATTAGGTTTGCCCGGATCACCGCGAAGGGATCGAGGCCCAGTGTCACGGCGATTCGCTGCATCAGCCGTTCGAGCGGATAGTAGACCTGCGGCCCGCCAAAGCCGCGCACGAGGCCGGTCGGGGTCTTGTTGGTGAGCACCACCCGGTTGCGTACGGCGACGTTGCGGATCGCGTAGGCGCCGGTGAGGTTGCCGTGCATCCGGTAGAGCGTGGCGGGTTCGGGCGCCCGCAGGTAGGCGCCGCAATCCTCGACCTGATCCCAATCGAGAGCGGTGACGCGCCCGTCCGCCTCGAAGGCGGCCCGGAGGGTCGTGACCCGGTTCGTGGCGGAGACGGAGGCCGAGAGGTGCTCCAGCCGGTCCTCGATCCACTTCACCGGCCCTCCCACGAGGCGGGCCGTGGCGGCGATCAGGACCGCGTAGGGGGCGACGCCCTGTTTCACCCCAAAGCTGCCGCCGGAATCCGGGGGCGTGCGCAGGCGCAGGCGGTTGCCCGGCACCTTGAGCGCCCGGGCCACGACCGCGTGAATGCTGAACGGCCCCTGGAAGTTCGCGAGCACGTCGTAGGAGTCGTCGGTGGGGTCGTAGGAAGCGACGACGCCGTAGGTCTCCATCGGCGAGCCGGTGTTGCGCGGGTAGCGCACGGTCACGGACAGGCTGTGCGGGCTATCTGTGAAGGCGACCTCGGGGTCACCGTAGCGGAAACGCCGGTCGCTCACGAGATTCGCGCCGACACCCTCGTGCAGCATCTCGCTGTCGGGGGCGAGGGCCGCCAGCGGGTCGACCACCGCCGGGCGGACCCGGTACTGAACCTCGATCAGGTCGCAGCCGTCCTCCGCGAGGTAGCGGTCGCGGGCGACGACGATAGCCACCGGCTCGCCGACATAGCGCACCCGGTCCACTGCGATGGCGCGGGCATCGACGGCCGCCCGCAGGGCCGGGACGAGACCGGTGGTGACGGCATCAAGGTCACGGCCCGTGACCACGGCGGTGACGCCGGGCAGCGCCTTGGCCGCCTGGACGTCGATGGCGAGGATGTCCGCATGGGCGTGGGGCGAGCGCAGGATCGACGCGTGCAGCGTGCCGGGCCGCGTGCCGAGATCGTCGATGTAGCGGCCGAGCCCGGAGAGCAGGGCGGCGTCCTCGACGCGCTCTACGGACCGTCCGACATAGCTCGTTGACACGATGCCCAAGCCGCTTCCTCCGCCGGACCTCTCGATGGGGTCCTTGTCGCGGGCAGAGTGACGGATCCGGGCGGGCGCCACGATGCCGAGGCGTCTCGCGACTTACCCAAACGTCTCATTTTCGACGTGGCGGAGGGCCTTTGGCTTCAGACGGCGGGTTGGCCGCTCCGCCGGACGATGCTGCGGAATACGCTCGGGGGCACGCTGACGTGATCTCGGAAGAAGCGCGAGAAATGGGCAGGCGCGGCGAAGCCGAGGCGCGTGCCGATCGCCGCCAGGGATTCCTCGCTGCCCACGATCGACTCGACGGCCTGCTCGATGCGGATCGCGTTGAGGAAGACGTGGGGCGGAGCTCCGGTGGATTGCTCGAACAGGCGATAGAATTGCGCTCGGGAAAGGCCCGCCTCTTGGGCCAGGGCCTCGATCCCCAACGTGGCACCGGGCTCGGCGCGCACTCGCGCGATAGTCCGCCGGATGCGCCAATCGCTGGCGTTGCGCCCGGCGGCGGCGCGGAGCGACTCGGCCTCCTCACGCCACGCGGTGAACCGCTCGATTACCGCGATCATCAGGCCCGACAGCAACTGATCCTGAATGTGCGAGGAGTGCGGCGCGTAGACCATCTCCGCAGCGAGGTCGTGCGCGAAGCGGCGGATCGTCGGGGTCACGCCGCCCAAGGGCTTTCCAAAGAAGCCAGGCGCCCCGCTCGCCGCCCAATTGCGCCGGAAGGCCCTCAGCCAGTCCGGCTCGATATAGAGGGCTAGGATCATCGCCTTGGCGCGGCGCGGATCATGGAGATAAGCGTGCGTTTCCCAGGCATTGACGAGCACGGCCTGTTCGTCGGTCAGCGCGACGACACGGTCTCCGACGAGGAACTCGGTGTCGTCCCCTTCAACCTTTAGAAGAACGTGACAGTGCGGATGCGCGTGCCGGACAAGGCTCCGGTCCATGTCGAGGAGCGCCACGCGACCGAACGTGCCATGAGCGATCTCGAGAGCCTCAGACATTCCTACAGGTTAGCATGATCCCGGCGGCACAACCAGTTTCTGGCCGGCCGGCTGATCTCATAGAATACGCCGTGTCGTCGCTCCGACGATCTTACGGGATCGCTGATTTCCGTTCCGAACTTACCCATCAGTGCTATGGCACCATCGACTTTCAGGGCATACAATGTTCTCCGGCACCAGTATCGATCGCTTCATAACGGAAAACGACAGTTTAAGTTGATGCCGACACTGTCTGCTTGCCGCGACGCAGGCAGCACGCTTCAACGGCGGGTATGGGCGCACTGCTGTCGGGCTGGTTCTGAAACCCTTCGACACTGACGTCGAGGAGCCAGACGCTCAAATCTCAGTTCCTTCGGCCAGGATCAGAGCATCCTCGACGTCCACACCGAGGTACCTGACCGTGCTCTCGATCTTGGTATGGCCGAGCAGGATCTGGACCGCCCGCAGGTTGCCGGTCCGCTTGTAGATCAGAGACGCCTTCGTGCGGCGGAGGGAGTGGGTGCCATAGTCCTCGCTACGCAACCCGATGCCCGTGACCCACTCATCGACCAAGCGTGCATACTGCCGGGTGCTGATGTGCGTGACGCCGTCGAGCCGGCTCGGGAAGGCATAGTCGTCGAGCGTTCCACTCCTGGCTTCCAGCCATGCCAGAATGCTGGTTCGTGCGGGTTCGAGCAATTCGAACTGTACCGGCCGGCCAGTCTTGCGCTGGATGACGATGGCCCGGCTGCGGACGCGGCCACCGCTGACGAGATCGCTGATCTTGAGCTTGACGATGTCGCAGCCACGCAGCTTGCTATCGATGGCGAGGTCGAACATAGCCCGGTCGCGTGTGCGCCGTTCGCGGTCGAGCCAGAACCGGATGGCCCAAACCTGCTGAGGCTTGAGGGCGCGCTTGGCGCCGAGTTTGCGGCCAGCGTTCCAGGCCGGTCGCCCTTTCGGGGCGGGATCGTGTGCTGAGTGTCCCATCGCCTATCTCCTCGTCGGCCCATGCCGACGAGGCGATAAGAGACCCGAACCGAAGGTGCGGAGAGCTGGCATATGCGGACGTTCCGCTGGCGACCCAATCCAGCCGCTCGGACCGTCGTCGGCGCTTCTCCAAAGCGGTCGTTCGTCAGCGGTCCGCCAACTTCGGCTCGGGGTGAGAGGCGGTTTCTCGCTGTGGGGCTGAAATCGGACGTTCGAGCGGTCAGCGGCAGTCGACACGAGTTTGGCGAGATGGGCTGTGCAAGGCCGAGGCTTTGACGACAGCCTCGAGATTCTTTCCAACCGATGTCACATCCGGCCTTCGTGCGTCGTCACCCTCGTGGACCGATCACGAGGGGAGAGTGCGATGAGCCAATTTATTCCAGTTTTGGCTAGCCTGCTCGGCGTAGGACTAGCCGGCAACGGTATCTTCATGCTCGCCTCGCCTGAGACTTGGTACTTCGCGGTGCCAGGCGTGACCTCGACAGGCCCATTCAATCAGCATTTCTTGCGCGATATCGGCCTGATCTTCGTGCTGATCGGTACGGGATTTCTCTACGGGGCGGCGAGGCCCGGTTCGCGTGTTCTGCTTTGGAGCATGGCTGCGATCTGGCTCTCAGGGCATGCGCTGTTCCATTTCTGGGAGGTTGCAGTGGGCATTTGCGGGCCGGAGGTTCTGCCCCGCGACTTCCCCGCGGTGACACTTCCTGCGCTTATTGCGGTCACCCTCAGCGTTTGGTCGTTTCGCCATGCCGACCATTGATGATCCGACCCTCATCTTCGAACAGGAGCGGACGCGGCTCGTCCGGCTCGCATACCGCATGCTCGGTTCATTCGGCGAGGCCGAGGATGTCGTGCAGGACGCCTGGCTTCGCTGGCAGTACGTCGACCATGCTGGTGTATCGTCGGCCGGTGCCTTCCTGTCGCGCACGGTGACGCGGCTCTGCCTGGACATCATGAAGTCCGCCCGCGCACGGCGAGAGACATACTTTGGAACTTGGTTGCCCGAGCCCGTCGCCATGGCTCCGGACGAGGCCTCTGGCGATGACCTGACACTTACGCTGATGCTCGCCTTGGAGCGGCTCTCGCCTTTGGAGCGGGCCGCGTTCCTCTTGCACGACGTTTTCGCGGTTCCGCTCGGGGAGATCGCGGCGACACTTCAGCGTGAGCCGCCAGCTGTCCGTCAGCTCGCAGCCAGAGCGAGGAGGCACGTGCAGTCGGCACGTCCGCGCTTCCCCGTCGACAGGGAGGAGGGGACACGCATCGCTAAAGCCTTCTTCGCGGCGTCGGCGACAGGCGACGTCGCGGAGCTTCGCAGCATGCTCGCGGAAGCCGTCATCGTGCATTCCGATGGTGGCGGGAAGGTACACGCATTCCCGCGGCCTATCATCGGCATCGACAAGGTCATGCGTATGTTTGAGGGAGCTGCGCGGAAGTCGTGGATCCAGCATGCCCAGAAGCTGCAGGACCTCTGGATCGATGGCCTGCCGGGCTATTTCAGCCTGGAGCCGGGCGGGACCCTCCAGACCGTGGCCCTCGATATCCAGGGCGGCCTGATCGTCGGAATCTACTTCACACGCAACCCGGACAAGCTCGAACGTATGGCAAGGCTGTTCGGAGGGGCAGCGGGAGAGCAGATGCCCCAATGAGTCTCACCGCCGGGCGATTGCGAGCTCCCTGCGGCATACCCTGGAAAAGGTACAGAGTGGATCGAGGTCGCCGGCGTGGTGGATGTCCGCGAAGGACGAGATACTCTTATGCGGGGCGAAGTAAGTCTCGCCGATGCGTTGCATGACACGCTCCGCCTCTTCGAGCGTTTCCGGCCCGCCGAAGAGCCGGATCTTGTTCACGATGGCATACAGGTTCACCAGTTTGGCCGGATCTTTAAGGTCATGCTGGAAGGCGTCGCCGAACAAGGTCGACGCCTCCCGAATGAACTCGCCGTAGAGGGCTTCCCGTCGCGCGCGGTCCTGCACCAGCAGAGTTGCGCGCTCCTGGCTGTGTTGCGTCAGCCATGTGGTCGCGAAGGAGGCCATCGCGCCGATGCTGGAACCCGCAAGCGCGGAAAGCGCCGAGACGTAGGCCGCATCCATCGGCAGCATACCTCAGGCCACGCGCTTCGGTTGCGCAGCCAGCCAGTCCCTGTAGCGCCGCTTTGACAGCCAAGCGTCACCATTGGGTGTCAACCAGCGATCTTCGAGGAGCACTCCAAAATAGTGGGCGGTGTCGTCCGTGATGACTTCACGCGATTCGCCGATGCCGTCGAACTGGCGCTTCACCAGCTCGACCATCGGCAGCCGCTCAGGACCGGCGATCTCGATCATGCCGTTGCGAGGTGGTGCGAGCGCGGCCTCAGCGACCTTCTCGGCTACATCGGCCGATGCGATCGGCTGGATTGAGGCGGAGGTCACCCGGGCAACGCCGTCGATGATAGCCGCTCCCGCAATCGCGCCGACGAACTCGAAGAACTGCGTGGCGCGGACCAGCGTCCAGGGCACGCCCGCCGAAGCGATCAGTTCCTCTTGGGCAAGCTTCGCGCGGAAGTAGCCGCTGTCGAGCAGGAGCTCGGTCCCGACCACCGAGAGCGCCACGTGGTGCGTGACGCCCGCAGCCTTCTCTGCCGCCGCGAGGTTCCGTCCGGCGCGGACAAAGAAGTCCATCGCCGCGTCGTCGGCAAAGGAGGGCGCGTTGGCGACGTCGACGACGACGCTGGCGCCCTTCAACGCATCTGCGAGGCCCTCGCCCGTGACAGCGTTCACTCCGGTATTGGGCGAGGCCGCGAGCACCTCGTGGCCGGCGCTCCTCAGGTTGGCGCTCCTCAGGTTGGCGACGACCTGCGAGCCGATCAGCCCAGTGCCGCCGATGACGACGATCTTCATGTGACGCTCCGTCTCAACTTCAGTCCCGTCGGGACGGTCGCGGTCATGACGAGGAGCGCCCCTCGCAGTGTGACATTGACGTGGAAGATCAATGCGCCCGACTTGAGCCTAGCGACGGCTTGACCTTGTGGGATGCTCGGGACCGGGGCAACGTGGAAAACGTCTTCCCGGTTCAAACCTGCCGGGACGGTGCACGATCCCACGGAAGCGCATCCTCAGGACCGATATCGATCCCGAGGATGAACGATT from Methylobacterium sp. NMS14P includes:
- a CDS encoding (2Fe-2S)-binding protein is translated as MPQLDAQGRHTVAFTLNGRETAVEVETRTLLTDALRHGLGATGTHVGCEHGVCGACTVSIEGVPARACLTLAVGVEGCAVRTVEGLAPEPGRLGVLQVAFRRRHALQCGFCTAGILMSLDAYLALRPNPSRREITEVIGGHLCRCTGYAPIIEAALEAAAELRGDIPAPSSPEAAHA
- a CDS encoding FAD binding domain-containing protein, yielding MKPAPFAYLRATSVDDALEALRQHGPEARIIAGGQSLMPMLNMRLTKPAVLVDVMRIPALKEPRLDKGALVIPAGVRQAILLDRPGLARDLPLLAAALPWVGHIQTRARGTLCGSVAHADPSAEIPLCLVALQGEVHLRNRRKVRRVAAETFFAGMMVTDRADDEMIEAIAYPLRREGTGTAFAEIGRRHGDYAIVACAAVVDGTQMRLAVGGVADRPTARDFPHLDGSALDDALNAFAWDLGAGDDLHATARYRRDLVRSLGRRVLEQAAKVARGDTHQEAVPCHS
- a CDS encoding xanthine dehydrogenase family protein molybdopterin-binding subunit; this encodes MGIVSTSYVGRSVERVEDAALLSGLGRYIDDLGTRPGTLHASILRSPHAHADILAIDVQAAKALPGVTAVVTGRDLDAVTTGLVPALRAAVDARAIAVDRVRYVGEPVAIVVARDRYLAEDGCDLIEVQYRVRPAVVDPLAALAPDSEMLHEGVGANLVSDRRFRYGDPEVAFTDSPHSLSVTVRYPRNTGSPMETYGVVASYDPTDDSYDVLANFQGPFSIHAVVARALKVPGNRLRLRTPPDSGGSFGVKQGVAPYAVLIAATARLVGGPVKWIEDRLEHLSASVSATNRVTTLRAAFEADGRVTALDWDQVEDCGAYLRAPEPATLYRMHGNLTGAYAIRNVAVRNRVVLTNKTPTGLVRGFGGPQVYYPLERLMQRIAVTLGLDPFAVIRANLIPADAFPYRTATGALYDSGDYQRALDEAARDGGLVELKRRRDAARAEGRLYGIGLTAAVEPSVSNMGYITTVLTAEERTKAGPKNGAQSTATITLDPVGSVTVQVASVPQGQGHRTVLAQVVADVLGLPMEQVRVTADLDTAKDAWSIASGNYASRFAAAVAGVAHLAATRLRDRLARIAAAQLNLRPEDLLFAGGRIASRLNPDAGLPFARVAATSHWSPGLVPEDLGAVIRETVFWTPPELTAPDAEDHINSSLCHGFIFDICGLEIDRVTGKITIDRYVSMHDCGRVLHPGMVEGQVRGGFAQALGAAVYEELAYGDDGAFLSGTFADYLLPTATEVPDLRILHVESPSPFTPLGAKGVGEGNCMSTPVCLANAVADALDLEAIDLPLTPAKLAALAAGGDEPAPPAGRAAKAAAKAGDRTLRGDGAATVTAPPETVWAMLLDPDVLASVIPGSHGVRKLSDTRFQADVTLGVGPVKGRYKAEVILSDLDEPRAVTLTGTVTGGLGSGGGTGRLTLEPDGSGGTRIAYVYEAAVGGKVAAVGGRLLDGAARVIIGGFFTALARRAGGSGKRGLRLRAALRWLLARLGVSA
- a CDS encoding helix-turn-helix domain-containing protein encodes the protein MSEALEIAHGTFGRVALLDMDRSLVRHAHPHCHVLLKVEGDDTEFLVGDRVVALTDEQAVLVNAWETHAYLHDPRRAKAMILALYIEPDWLRAFRRNWAASGAPGFFGKPLGGVTPTIRRFAHDLAAEMVYAPHSSHIQDQLLSGLMIAVIERFTAWREEAESLRAAAGRNASDWRIRRTIARVRAEPGATLGIEALAQEAGLSRAQFYRLFEQSTGAPPHVFLNAIRIEQAVESIVGSEESLAAIGTRLGFAAPAHFSRFFRDHVSVPPSVFRSIVRRSGQPAV
- a CDS encoding tyrosine-type recombinase/integrase, translated to MGHSAHDPAPKGRPAWNAGRKLGAKRALKPQQVWAIRFWLDRERRTRDRAMFDLAIDSKLRGCDIVKLKISDLVSGGRVRSRAIVIQRKTGRPVQFELLEPARTSILAWLEARSGTLDDYAFPSRLDGVTHISTRQYARLVDEWVTGIGLRSEDYGTHSLRRTKASLIYKRTGNLRAVQILLGHTKIESTVRYLGVDVEDALILAEGTEI
- a CDS encoding sigma-70 family RNA polymerase sigma factor; this encodes MPTIDDPTLIFEQERTRLVRLAYRMLGSFGEAEDVVQDAWLRWQYVDHAGVSSAGAFLSRTVTRLCLDIMKSARARRETYFGTWLPEPVAMAPDEASGDDLTLTLMLALERLSPLERAAFLLHDVFAVPLGEIAATLQREPPAVRQLAARARRHVQSARPRFPVDREEGTRIAKAFFAASATGDVAELRSMLAEAVIVHSDGGGKVHAFPRPIIGIDKVMRMFEGAARKSWIQHAQKLQDLWIDGLPGYFSLEPGGTLQTVALDIQGGLIVGIYFTRNPDKLERMARLFGGAAGEQMPQ
- a CDS encoding SDR family oxidoreductase, whose amino-acid sequence is MKIVVIGGTGLIGSQVVANLRSANLRSAGHEVLAASPNTGVNAVTGEGLADALKGASVVVDVANAPSFADDAAMDFFVRAGRNLAAAEKAAGVTHHVALSVVGTELLLDSGYFRAKLAQEELIASAGVPWTLVRATQFFEFVGAIAGAAIIDGVARVTSASIQPIASADVAEKVAEAALAPPRNGMIEIAGPERLPMVELVKRQFDGIGESREVITDDTAHYFGVLLEDRWLTPNGDAWLSKRRYRDWLAAQPKRVA